Genomic DNA from Pseudomonas fluorescens:
CCTGCGCCCCGATCCGGCCACGCTCAACCCGGCCGAAGCCGCCTTGGAGCGGGCGTTGTGCCAGGCCTTGCGCGAACCGGGCAGTGTCGAACATTTTCCACGCAGCGAGCGGGCGGCCTGGCCGTTGCCGCTGTGGCTCTACCCACCCCAACACCTGGCCAATCCCCAGGCCGCCAACCTTGAGGAGTCCGAGCAATACCTGGCGACGCCGCCCGGTGAACAGCAGGGCGGGCGCAAGCGCGCCGAGCGAATCGACGACACCACCCGTGACGGTGGGCTGCTGATCGTGCGCCTGGAAAACCTGTTCAGTTGGACCGAACACGTGGACCTGGATCGCTGGGCGGACGACAGCGAAGACCCGGACGCCGCTCGCGTCGCCGAGGACCTGGACCAGTTGACCTTGTCACGTACCCGCATACGCAAGGGCGGTGGTTTGAAACTGCACCTGGACCTGCCGCCGGCCGATGTGGATGACCTCCCGTTGGGCGCAGGCATCCTGTTGCCGGAATGGGATTACCGCAAGCAACGACTGCAGGACGACTTCGTCAGCCTGCAAACCTTTACCCCTCGCGATTGCCAGCCCCAGCCGTTGCCCGCACGCCTGCGAAGCTCGGCCCAGCGCTTGCGTCGCCAGTTCGAACACTTGCGCAACGATCGCCAATGGTTGCGCCAGCAAACCCAAGGCTCGGAACTGGACCTGCAAGCCTGGCTGGATTTCCACGTCGAGCGCCAGCATGGGCAGTGCAGTGAACGCGGGCTGTTCATGGACCAGCGTCAGACCCGCCGCGACCTGGCCTGCCTGCTGTTGGCCGATCTGTCGATGTCTACCGATGCCCACCTCAACGACGAACACCGGGTGATCGACGTGATTCGCGACAGCCTGTTGCTGTTCGGCGAAACCCTGTCGGTGCTGGGGGACGATTTTGCCTTGTACGGGTTCTCTTCCTTGCGCCGCCAACAGGTGCGCATGCATGAACTCAAGGCCTTCAACCAGCGTTATGACGACCACACCCGGGGGCGGATCCAAGGGCTCAAGCCCGGTTACTACACGCGCATGGGCGCGGCGATTCGCCAGGCCACGCAACGGTTGGCGGGCTGCAAGCGGCGGCGCAAATTGTTGTTGCTGCTCAGTGACGGCAAGCCCAATGACCTGGACCTCTACGAAGGACGCTACGGCGTGGAAGACACCCGCCAAGCGGTGCTGGAAGCCCGGCGCCAAGGGCTGACGCCGTTCTGCATCACCATCGATCGCGAAGCGGGGGATTACCTGCCGTACATGTTCGGGGCCAACGGCTACACCTTGATTCGCCAGCCCGAGCAACTGCCGCTGCGTTTACCGCAGTTGTACCGGCAATTGACTCAGGATTGAGGGCTCAGGCGATGCTGCGCGGCAGCCA
This window encodes:
- a CDS encoding nitric oxide reductase activation protein NorD, which translates into the protein MAFTLELEEWVGSVWHRFITRRASADFPEARVELVPRQRSLQVLFRATGGAPHLGVEAVSDRDLLLRRNLLQQIAGTCKQVPLACCDGDNLRLPASLATFPDVGLNEELYRWLALLAAQSGPMKHWGRDNQRWTLAVLKRYPALRPRYRRLVEAHLSLRPDPATLNPAEAALERALCQALREPGSVEHFPRSERAAWPLPLWLYPPQHLANPQAANLEESEQYLATPPGEQQGGRKRAERIDDTTRDGGLLIVRLENLFSWTEHVDLDRWADDSEDPDAARVAEDLDQLTLSRTRIRKGGGLKLHLDLPPADVDDLPLGAGILLPEWDYRKQRLQDDFVSLQTFTPRDCQPQPLPARLRSSAQRLRRQFEHLRNDRQWLRQQTQGSELDLQAWLDFHVERQHGQCSERGLFMDQRQTRRDLACLLLADLSMSTDAHLNDEHRVIDVIRDSLLLFGETLSVLGDDFALYGFSSLRRQQVRMHELKAFNQRYDDHTRGRIQGLKPGYYTRMGAAIRQATQRLAGCKRRRKLLLLLSDGKPNDLDLYEGRYGVEDTRQAVLEARRQGLTPFCITIDREAGDYLPYMFGANGYTLIRQPEQLPLRLPQLYRQLTQD